From a region of the Tiliqua scincoides isolate rTilSci1 chromosome 4, rTilSci1.hap2, whole genome shotgun sequence genome:
- the DDX59 gene encoding probable ATP-dependent RNA helicase DDX59: MFVPRSLKVKRNVVDDGTCVAKKSKSSSNESLEKAADLRDTSPDIKDALASRSDVWKPEVCTEPQISVHSAVAIGETALENANSEDCSLAEEPIKSFSKTQRWPQPGEPVCVICGRYGEYICDKTDEDVCSLECKAKHLLRNEEDEISKPAGGEKAECQTKSPFFDGTYVYQENTFVLSLQDEQIENLQQQLGIAVQGQGVARPIVEFEHCGFPDILSSNLKKSGYEVPTPVQMQMIPVGLQGRDIVATADTGSGKTAAFLLPVIIKAWGEAESPSALILTPTRELAIQIEKQAKELMVGIPNMRTVLLVGGLPLPPQLHRLKQNVKVIIATPGRLLEIVKQSSVQLYNIKIVVVDEADTMLKMGFQQQVLDILENIPRDHQTILVSATMPLGTEQLANRLLQNAVKITIGQRNLPCSNVRQIILWVEEPSKKKKLFEILNDKKLFKPPVLVFVECKLGADLLSDAVHKITGLQTISMHADKLQTERMTILQGLLQEKYDVVVSTGILGRGLDLVNVKLVVNFDMPSSMDEYVHQVGRAGRLGHSGTAITLINNNSKKHFWEVVKRVQPTGTILPPQLLNSPYLYDQKKKEQQRNKQSENGLVTSDNLMDLIKKHDRNISQK, translated from the exons ATGTTTGTTCCAAGATCTCTTAAAGTCAAGAGGAATGTAGTTGACGATGGGACCTGCGTAGCGAAAAAAAGTAAGTCCTCTTCAAATGAATCCTTGGAAAAggctgcagacttgagagacaccAGCCCGGACATAAAAGATGCATTAGCCTCTCGGAGTGATGTATGGAAACCTGAAGTTTGCACTGAGCCACAGATTTCTGTACATTCAGCTGTGGCCATTGGTGAAACAGCCTTGGAAAATGCAAACAGTGAAGACTGTTCTCTTGCAGAGGAGCCCATAAAATCTTTCAGTAAAACACAACGCTGGCCACAGCCTGGTGAACCTGTCTGTGTGATCTGTGGTCGTTATGGGGAGTATATCTGTGACAAGACTGACGAGGATGTCTGTAGCTTGGAGTGTAAAGCCAAGCACCTTCTACGTAACGAGGAGGATGAAATCTCAAAACCTGCAGGTGGTGAAAAGGCAGAATGTCAAACCAAGTCTCCTTTCTTTGATGGTACTTACGTCTATCAAGAGAATACCTTTGTGTTAAGTCTTCAAGATGAGCAGATTGAAAACTTACAGCAGCAACTAGGCATTGCTGTCCAAGGTCAAGGAGTTGCGAGGCCCATTGTGGAGTTTGAGCATTGTGGTTTCCCTGACATTCTAAGctccaatttaaaaaaatcaggctATGAAGTCCCAACTCCTGTCCAGATGCAGATGATTCCAGTTGGATTGCAGGGCCGGGATATTGTGGCCACTGCTGACACAGGCTCCGGAAAAACCGCTGCTTTCCTGCTTCCAGTTATAATTAAAGCTTGGGGAGAG gcAGAATCCCCATCTGCTCTTATTCTGACGCCAACAAGAGAATTAGCTATACAAATAGAGAAACAAGCAAAAGAGCTCATGGTTGGCATCCCCAACATGAGAACAGTTCTTCTAGTTGGTGGTTTGCCATTACCTCCTCAACTTCATCGCCTGAAACAAAATGTTAAG GTCATCATAGCAACACCTGGGAGGCTTCTTGAAATTGTAAAGCAGAGCTCTGTTCAACTCTATAATATTAAAATTGTCGTTGTGGACGAA GCTGATACCATGTTAAAGATGGGTTTCCAGCAGCAAGTGCTGGATATTTTGGAAAACATCCCCAGAGATCATCAGACCATTTTGGTTTCAGCCACAATGCCTTTAGGCACTGAGCAGCTGGCAAATCGACTTTTGCAAAACGCTGTGAAAATAACCATTGGACAAAGGAATTTGCCATGTTCCAACGTTCGCCAGATTATCTTGTGGGTGGAAGAaccctccaaaaagaaaaaactttTTGAAATACTAAAT GATAAGAAACTCTTCAAGCCTCCAGTACTGGTATTTGTTGAATGTAAACTGGGTGCAGATCTTCTTAGTGATGCTGTTCATAAAATCACAGGTTTACAAACAATATCTATGCATGCTGATAAATTGCAGACAGAAAGAATGACCATATTACAG GGATTACTTCAAGAAAAATACGATGTTGTAGTTAGCACTGGAATCCTTGGACGAGGACTTGACCTTGTCAATGTTAAGCTGGTAGTAAATTTTGACATGCCATCTAGTATGGATGAATATGTACATCAG GTTGGAAGAGCAGGACGACTTGGTCACAGTGGAACAGCAATTACTTTGATCAATAACAACAGCAAGAAACATTTCTGGGAGGTGGTAAAACGAGTTCAACCAACAGGCACTATTCTCCCACCCCAGTTATTAAATTCCCCTTATCTATATGACCAGAAGAAAAAAGAACAGCAGAGAAATAAACAGTCAGAGAATGGTCTTGTAACAAGCGACAATCTCATGGACCTTATTAAAAAACATGACAGAAATATTTCTCAAAAGTAA